The Streptomyces aurantiacus genome includes a region encoding these proteins:
- a CDS encoding YfjI family protein, with amino-acid sequence MTAQPVDSPDLWADLPSLLDGALPDVWEDPIPLSSPRKLAAFPLDALPDWLAEFVAAVAEETQTPADLAGCLALSVLATAAGGRSVVQVRGNWREPTNLYVAVALPPANRKSAVFALLSDPLFDAEKRLKELAGPAIIEAELTAKLAKEAADKATAKAASAKPDERDDLIANALGLAQTAESVTVPAVPQLLADDATAETVTSLLAEQGERISVMSAEGEIFDIMAGRYSSGSPNLGIFLKGHAGDRQKVNRQTRKEYIEHPAVTMGICVQPQVLEAIGRNEVARGRGLLGRFLYALPESLVGRRDVDPDPIPEPVKETYRRNVIDLTLFLADWTDPALIQLAPESVAALRDFQQRIEPRLAARSGQFGHIQDWAGKLAGATARIAALLHLAAHLNQGHALPVGEATMHNAIVLAEYFASHALAAFDAMGADPTTERARTVLEALQTHRWNEVSKRDLMVKLSRSEFPTAADLDPVLTLLEDHGYVRAQSVARTGGRGRPPSPRYAVHPRLADPTT; translated from the coding sequence ATGACCGCACAGCCTGTGGACAGCCCCGACTTGTGGGCCGACCTGCCGAGCCTGCTCGATGGAGCTCTGCCGGACGTATGGGAGGACCCCATTCCTCTCTCCAGTCCACGCAAGCTGGCCGCCTTCCCACTGGACGCGCTGCCGGACTGGCTTGCGGAGTTCGTGGCCGCGGTCGCGGAGGAGACCCAGACCCCGGCCGATCTCGCCGGCTGCCTGGCACTGTCCGTACTGGCCACTGCCGCCGGCGGCCGGTCGGTCGTGCAGGTGCGCGGCAACTGGCGCGAGCCGACCAACCTGTACGTGGCCGTGGCGCTGCCGCCCGCCAACCGCAAATCGGCTGTCTTCGCACTGCTTTCCGACCCGCTGTTCGACGCGGAGAAGCGGCTCAAGGAGCTGGCAGGCCCGGCCATCATCGAGGCGGAGCTGACGGCCAAGTTGGCCAAGGAAGCGGCCGACAAGGCCACTGCCAAGGCCGCCTCTGCCAAGCCGGACGAGCGAGACGACCTGATCGCCAACGCCCTCGGACTGGCGCAGACGGCAGAAAGCGTCACCGTGCCGGCCGTGCCGCAGCTCCTGGCGGACGACGCGACCGCGGAAACCGTCACCTCCCTCCTGGCCGAACAGGGCGAACGCATCAGCGTCATGTCTGCCGAGGGCGAGATCTTCGACATCATGGCCGGCCGCTACAGCAGCGGCTCACCCAACCTCGGCATCTTCCTCAAAGGCCACGCGGGCGACCGGCAGAAGGTCAACCGGCAAACCCGCAAGGAGTACATCGAACACCCCGCCGTGACCATGGGTATCTGCGTGCAGCCGCAAGTCCTGGAGGCCATCGGCCGCAACGAGGTCGCCCGCGGCCGGGGCCTGCTCGGACGCTTCCTATACGCGCTGCCCGAATCCCTGGTCGGACGCCGCGACGTCGACCCCGACCCCATCCCCGAACCAGTCAAGGAGACCTACCGGCGCAACGTCATCGACCTGACGCTGTTCCTCGCCGACTGGACCGACCCCGCCCTCATCCAGCTCGCACCCGAGTCCGTAGCGGCTCTGCGGGACTTCCAGCAGCGAATCGAACCCCGGCTCGCTGCCCGTAGCGGCCAGTTCGGACACATCCAGGACTGGGCAGGCAAACTGGCCGGCGCCACAGCGAGGATCGCAGCCCTGCTGCATCTCGCCGCGCACCTCAATCAGGGCCACGCACTGCCCGTCGGCGAGGCCACGATGCACAACGCCATCGTGCTCGCCGAGTACTTCGCTAGCCACGCGCTGGCCGCGTTCGATGCCATGGGCGCAGACCCCACCACCGAACGCGCCCGCACCGTCCTGGAAGCTCTCCAAACCCACCGCTGGAACGAGGTGAGCAAACGCGACCTGATGGTCAAGCTCTCCCGCTCCGAGTTCCCCACCGCCGCGGACCTGGACCCGGTCCTGACCCTGCTGGAAGACCACGGCTACGTCCGCGCGCAATCCGTGGCCCGCACTGGAGGACGCGGCCGGCCGCCGTCTCCCCGGTACGCCGTCCACCCTCGCCTGGCTGACCCGACCACCTAA
- a CDS encoding DNA primase, which yields MSHLRIALELAAAGVPPLPLRAGKVPFGNCRSCTGGACGGRPHMKSVGECRCLDVCHGWAAATTDTAVLTSPAWAAAWRKAQAVAYHPAGAGLAVVDLDDAHAVAWARQSLPPTRTVLTTRGEHWIYLGTMPSANSVQPGVDIKSRRAYARWLGPGTGTMTHLPSAVRALVVREEATPARAGVASSSPVRATWDRTVATGCRHTEQYVRIGLQRGLAMVRSHTESGAGSQAFQVARFLGARHAQCPGPCALDVIGAQIIAAAVSVGVPEAYAERAVTNGLNEISGRAA from the coding sequence ATGAGCCACCTGCGGATCGCCCTGGAGCTGGCAGCGGCTGGGGTCCCGCCGTTGCCGCTGCGGGCAGGGAAGGTGCCGTTCGGTAACTGCCGCTCCTGCACCGGCGGCGCATGCGGCGGACGTCCACACATGAAAAGCGTGGGAGAGTGCCGCTGCCTGGACGTTTGCCACGGCTGGGCCGCGGCCACCACCGACACTGCTGTACTCACGTCCCCCGCGTGGGCGGCGGCATGGCGCAAGGCTCAAGCAGTCGCTTACCACCCCGCCGGGGCAGGGCTCGCCGTCGTGGACCTGGACGACGCTCATGCCGTCGCGTGGGCCCGTCAGAGCCTGCCACCGACCAGGACCGTGCTCACGACTCGCGGAGAACACTGGATCTACCTCGGGACCATGCCGTCAGCCAACTCGGTCCAGCCTGGCGTGGACATCAAATCCCGCAGGGCATACGCCCGCTGGCTCGGACCCGGCACCGGCACCATGACGCACCTGCCGTCGGCCGTCCGCGCCCTGGTCGTAAGGGAAGAGGCCACCCCCGCACGTGCGGGGGTGGCCTCTTCGTCCCCCGTGCGTGCCACCTGGGATCGAACCGTCGCGACCGGCTGCCGCCACACCGAGCAGTACGTGCGCATCGGCCTCCAACGCGGCCTCGCCATGGTCCGCAGCCACACCGAATCTGGCGCGGGATCACAGGCATTCCAGGTGGCCCGGTTCCTGGGAGCCCGGCACGCACAGTGCCCCGGACCGTGCGCACTGGACGTCATCGGGGCGCAGATCATCGCCGCCGCCGTCTCCGTCGGCGTCCCTGAGGCGTACGCGGAACGCGCCGTCACCAACGGCCTCAACGAGATCTCAGGGAGGGCCGCATGA
- a CDS encoding DNA cytosine methyltransferase: MTYPTDNRRALGPPPGIVALCAGYGGLEAAIRARIGGQVAAFAENDPHASAVYAARHSGVPNLGDITAVDWRQVRDLYRPDVVAAGFPCRNTSNAGRRDGINGKWSRVWKNVAEAVGVLRPRLVFLENVAALRSRGLDVVAADLAALGYDARWTCVRAGDLETGAPHQRDRWFCIAHPAAEDPDLSTWDEWRPSAPGEAQSGRARSDTGGRSGLPAPSAGAEGLELLPTPAARDWKSGASNLLEVNSRPLNEFVVNRLPWRGDWIATNGVDYGPAIRRWETIVGRPAPEPTEPGDRGNRRLSPLFAEWLMGLPAGWVTAVPGIPRKEQLRIIGNVVIPRQAHHAYGLLLSAHTTAQREWRTAA, translated from the coding sequence ATGACCTACCCCACTGACAACCGGCGAGCCCTCGGCCCGCCGCCGGGGATTGTCGCCTTGTGCGCCGGCTACGGCGGACTCGAAGCAGCAATCCGGGCCCGGATCGGCGGCCAGGTCGCCGCGTTCGCAGAGAACGACCCGCACGCCTCTGCGGTGTACGCCGCACGTCATTCCGGGGTGCCCAACCTCGGGGATATCACGGCCGTGGACTGGCGCCAGGTCCGGGACCTGTACCGGCCGGACGTGGTCGCCGCCGGTTTCCCCTGCCGTAACACCTCCAACGCTGGACGAAGGGACGGGATCAATGGCAAGTGGTCGCGGGTCTGGAAAAATGTCGCTGAGGCTGTGGGCGTCCTTCGACCGCGTCTCGTGTTCCTGGAAAACGTGGCGGCGCTCCGCTCGCGGGGGCTGGACGTCGTCGCCGCGGACCTGGCCGCGCTCGGGTATGACGCGCGGTGGACATGCGTACGAGCTGGTGACCTCGAAACCGGCGCGCCGCACCAGCGCGACCGCTGGTTCTGCATCGCCCATCCCGCTGCTGAAGACCCCGACCTCTCAACTTGGGACGAATGGCGGCCCTCAGCCCCCGGCGAAGCGCAAAGCGGGCGGGCACGGTCCGACACTGGAGGACGAAGTGGTCTTCCTGCTCCCTCCGCAGGAGCTGAGGGACTAGAACTGCTGCCCACGCCGGCCGCCCGCGACTGGAAGTCCGGCGCCTCCAATCTGCTGGAGGTCAACTCCCGGCCGCTCAACGAGTTCGTGGTCAACCGGCTGCCGTGGCGTGGCGACTGGATCGCCACGAACGGAGTCGACTACGGGCCCGCAATCCGCCGCTGGGAGACCATCGTGGGCCGCCCGGCGCCCGAGCCCACCGAGCCCGGAGACCGCGGCAACCGCCGTCTGTCCCCGCTGTTCGCGGAATGGCTCATGGGTCTGCCCGCCGGCTGGGTCACCGCTGTCCCGGGCATTCCCCGCAAGGAACAGCTCAGGATCATCGGCAACGTCGTGATCCCCCGACAGGCCCACCACGCCTACGGCCTGCTCCTCAGCGCTCACACGACCGCACAGCGTGAGTGGAGGACGGCCGCATGA
- a CDS encoding HNH endonuclease — protein sequence MTTAWLVLAVGEARQHGGNDGYDDNPRQHYSWDSTVPNHAHLAVGDVIALWDKKELIGVSVIHGIDTGTADKTVYFCPQCKKADFKRRSRMTPACRCNQCGATFDTPGHKVKTVTTYRSRHGRTWIDGRGLLAGAELRALCDSPNSQLSMRPARWEKLRDALLATEQADAVSGLAGQQYKRVPIPGGHRFAKVRTRVGQAAFRAALLREQGEQCAISGPAPADVLEAAHLYSYAETGEHHDFGGLLLRRDLHRLFDSGRIAVDPETDLLDTDPGLDAYPAYAELHGKPLELSLRPEHRLWLTAHWNTHRADS from the coding sequence ATGACGACGGCGTGGCTGGTGCTGGCGGTGGGCGAGGCGCGGCAGCACGGCGGGAACGACGGCTACGACGACAACCCGCGACAGCACTACAGCTGGGACAGCACCGTGCCCAATCACGCGCATCTGGCGGTGGGGGACGTGATCGCGCTGTGGGACAAGAAGGAACTGATCGGCGTCTCGGTCATCCACGGCATCGACACCGGCACGGCAGACAAGACCGTCTACTTCTGTCCGCAGTGCAAGAAAGCCGACTTCAAGCGGCGGTCTCGGATGACCCCGGCCTGCCGCTGCAACCAGTGCGGTGCCACCTTCGACACACCCGGGCACAAGGTGAAGACAGTCACCACCTACCGGTCCCGGCACGGGCGAACCTGGATTGACGGCCGCGGCCTGCTGGCCGGGGCAGAGCTCCGGGCGCTGTGTGACTCGCCGAACTCGCAGCTGAGCATGCGCCCGGCCCGCTGGGAGAAGCTGCGCGATGCGCTGCTGGCGACCGAGCAGGCGGACGCAGTCTCAGGCCTGGCCGGACAGCAGTACAAGCGGGTGCCCATCCCGGGCGGCCACCGGTTCGCCAAGGTCCGCACCCGGGTCGGGCAGGCGGCCTTCCGGGCCGCGCTGCTGCGCGAGCAGGGCGAGCAGTGCGCCATCAGCGGACCGGCCCCTGCCGACGTGCTCGAGGCAGCGCACCTGTACAGCTACGCCGAAACCGGTGAGCACCACGACTTCGGAGGGCTGCTCCTGCGCCGGGATCTGCACCGGCTGTTCGACAGCGGCCGCATAGCGGTCGACCCGGAGACGGATCTGCTGGATACCGACCCCGGACTTGACGCCTATCCCGCGTATGCGGAGCTCCACGGCAAGCCGCTCGAACTGAGCCTGCGTCCCGAGCACCGGCTGTGGCTGACGGCGCACTGGAACACGCACAGGGCCGATTCATAG
- the ssb gene encoding single-stranded DNA-binding protein — translation MSFGETPITVIGNLTGDPELKFTDSGAALAKFTIAATPRTYDKDSGQWKDGTSTFFRCAAWRSLAEHVAESLTKGSRVVASGRIRQHDWKTPEGENRSMLALEIDDIGASLRFTTVGINAKRPSQPGPSGDDPWAATDTPVGSGKPDAKPPF, via the coding sequence ATGTCGTTCGGAGAAACCCCGATCACTGTCATCGGCAACCTGACCGGTGACCCGGAGCTGAAGTTCACCGACTCCGGAGCCGCGCTGGCGAAGTTCACCATCGCCGCCACCCCGCGCACCTACGACAAGGACTCCGGCCAGTGGAAGGACGGCACGTCCACCTTCTTCCGCTGCGCCGCCTGGCGCTCCCTCGCTGAACACGTCGCCGAGTCCCTGACCAAGGGCTCGCGGGTGGTCGCCTCCGGCCGCATCCGGCAGCACGACTGGAAGACCCCCGAGGGCGAGAACCGCTCGATGCTCGCCCTGGAGATCGACGACATCGGCGCCTCCTTGCGGTTCACCACCGTCGGCATCAACGCCAAGCGGCCCTCCCAGCCCGGCCCGTCCGGTGACGACCCGTGGGCCGCCACCGACACCCCCGTCGGCAGCGGCAAGCCGGACGCCAAGCCCCCGTTCTAG